A genomic window from bacterium includes:
- the argF gene encoding ornithine carbamoyltransferase, with the protein MKQKNFLSLEDFEKSEIEELIKLSFKYKKDRRKLKILKGKTVALVFQKPSIRTRVTFEVGIHRLGGVSICLGHQEVQLGKRETVPDIARVLSRYVNGIIARTFSHEILLQMAEYSSVPVINALSDLLHPCQILADLMTIQEKLGQLKNINLVYVGDGNNIANTWLIGGAKMNLNITIVTPPAYKPDQEILAYAKEISKGASTVKLCEVPEEVISEADVLYTDVWTSMGQEKETEERKKAFSGFQLSQDLVKLAKKDVLIMHCLPAHRGEEITDEVIESKNSIVFDQAENRLYTGEAILTYLLQDK; encoded by the coding sequence ATGAAACAAAAAAACTTTCTTTCTTTAGAAGATTTTGAGAAAAGCGAGATTGAAGAACTTATTAAGTTATCCTTCAAGTATAAAAAAGACCGGCGGAAGTTAAAGATCTTAAAAGGAAAGACGGTAGCTTTAGTCTTTCAAAAACCTTCAATCCGAACTCGAGTAACTTTTGAAGTAGGTATTCACCGTTTAGGAGGAGTTTCTATCTGCCTGGGACATCAAGAAGTCCAATTAGGCAAAAGAGAGACTGTTCCTGATATCGCCAGAGTGTTGTCTCGTTATGTTAATGGTATTATTGCTCGAACCTTTTCTCATGAAATTCTTCTTCAAATGGCCGAATATTCTTCAGTCCCAGTGATCAATGCTCTATCGGATTTACTTCATCCTTGTCAAATATTAGCCGACTTAATGACTATTCAAGAGAAATTAGGTCAACTTAAGAACATCAATCTAGTTTATGTTGGCGATGGAAACAATATTGCTAATACTTGGCTAATTGGCGGGGCTAAAATGAACCTTAATATTACTATTGTTACTCCTCCTGCCTATAAACCAGATCAAGAGATATTGGCTTATGCTAAAGAAATCTCTAAAGGGGCCTCTACGGTAAAACTTTGTGAAGTGCCAGAAGAAGTAATTTCCGAAGCTGATGTCCTCTATACCGATGTTTGGACAAGCATGGGCCAAGAAAAAGAAACTGAAGAAAGAAAAAAGGCTTTTTCTGGATTTCAATTAAGTCAAGATTTAGTTAAGTTAGCTAAAAAAGATGTTCTCATTATGCACTGCCTTCCTGCTCATCGAGGTGAAGAAATTACTGACGAAGTAATAGAAAGTAAAAATTCTATTGTTTTTGACCAAGCAGAAAATCGACTTTATACCGGAGAAGCTATTTTAACTTATTTGCTCCAAGATAAGTAA